In Phycisphaeraceae bacterium, a genomic segment contains:
- a CDS encoding Na+/H+ antiporter subunit B yields the protein MNSTIFQVAARMLLPIMLVLSVVVLLRGHNEPGGGFIGGLLAAAGFALHTLAIGLQDARRLVALHPRTIAAVGLLIAVLSGAVAFLNGQPYLTAQWVTVIPPGFADPLKIGTPLFFDIGVYLVVVGITLLMVFTLEERQG from the coding sequence ATGAACTCCACCATTTTTCAGGTCGCTGCTCGAATGCTGCTGCCGATCATGCTCGTCCTGTCGGTCGTCGTTCTGTTGCGCGGACACAACGAGCCTGGGGGCGGGTTCATCGGCGGATTGCTCGCAGCAGCCGGTTTCGCGCTCCACACGCTTGCCATCGGACTTCAGGATGCACGTCGACTCGTCGCGCTGCATCCTCGCACCATCGCGGCTGTGGGGCTGCTGATTGCAGTTCTCAGTGGTGCCGTAGCATTCCTGAACGGGCAGCCTTACCTGACAGCACAGTGGGTCACTGTCATTCCGCCGGGATTCGCCGACCCGCTGAAGATCGGAACCCCGCTTTTCTTCGACATCGGGGTTTACCTCGTGGTTGTTGGCATCACACTTCTCATGGTGTTCACGTTGGAGGAGCGGCAAGGATGA
- a CDS encoding NADH-quinone oxidoreductase subunit K produces the protein MNTLMAICCGLLAGTGAYMLLRRSFMKLVIGLVLLSHAANLLIYIAAVPGWRRPALVEVGAQSPDPPFADPLPSALILTAIVISFGVVSFTIVLIRRTFDEVGTDDLDAMTSTDRFIQ, from the coding sequence ATGAACACCCTCATGGCCATTTGCTGCGGCCTGCTGGCTGGCACAGGAGCTTACATGCTTCTGCGGCGCAGTTTCATGAAACTCGTCATCGGTTTGGTCCTTCTCAGCCACGCTGCGAACCTGTTGATCTACATCGCAGCCGTCCCCGGTTGGCGCCGACCGGCGCTTGTTGAAGTCGGCGCGCAGTCACCTGATCCTCCATTTGCCGACCCTCTTCCCAGCGCGCTCATCTTGACAGCCATTGTGATCAGTTTCGGTGTAGTGTCATTTACCATCGTCCTGATCCGTCGTACTTTTGACGAGGTTGGGACCGATGACCTCGACGCCATGACTTCTACGGATCGCTTCATCCAATGA